The genomic interval TTCGTTTGCATGCCTTCACAGGCTCTTTGTAGAACCAGTGGTATAATAATGTTGTCTGGGGCACATATAGTTGATGGATTGGGTTGGTGTTTGTTTTTTGGATTATGCAAAAATTATGATtctttttactaaaatattttttatttatttatattttatttgtggATAGAAAAACATAACCCCAAATTTAAAGGATTATTTAAGATTGAACATaattgtagaaaaaaaatatgaataaataattattcaagAACTTTAgtcaaatttttataatttataaggtATCCAATTTGATGAACTTACATACTCACCACAAATTAATCATaaataagatattaaaataatctatttaacttaatactaataaataatattttttaaaatatgttttgaattaaaaagtatattgaaatatttttaatttatcaaaacaTATGATTGACTAGTTTGAAAAAAATGGtttcaaatatataataaaaaattaaaaaaattaaaagcaattGTGTTACATTTACTGCTATGACCAATGTTTTTTGAATGCTTCGTAATCGAcagaatacttgtcttaattaatATGGGAAATGCGagtgctgataagttgactcatttaggatttattcatagagaatcttttcattggtataataggctaccATCTAGTCTTTTCTTCTATGTAGCACAGATACTGACACAGACACTGATACGACACAGATACGGAGAtacgtaaaatctctaaaatgtaggacacgggaacacaaatctatatattatataattatgaattatataaattgacaataaagatttatgtataCAAGTATATTCCAGATTTTTTTTAGcggaaagatgtttttcatgactgattcacaatgatttgtttcttagttttataatcataataaaaatttatacaataaaatttgaattttgagaaaattaatgtatttttcctttttaaaattgtgttagaactgtaCTAGAATTATCataaatctaataaatattttttgaattggacacttcacggatacgtgtcctacaggtgtcatacgagtgtcggtgtccgacacgagtatcggacaccgacacgccatttaagagaagtAAGTGCCCGAGCTTCGTAGcttttcttagaattctttatgaatagatatagtctacatattatcgtttttgttaacatataagTTTTTGTCTAAtcctcccatatttttgtattttttttttcttttttctttttttaataatttttttttcatgtgatgcctaataattgttgttacttgagataTCAAACAGAGTTgaaatgtcaagttgcataatagGACTaatatgaaaacttttatttaaaaaaagcaATTTAATAATacgataataaaaataaaattataaataatatgcatacatacatatagataaaaaaaaaattaatctctaCATTATTCTGTTTGGACAGATATTTATTAAAGGAATTCAACTCCTTAAATAAATCTTAATATTCTAcgaaattaatttctaaatagtGGTTTCAACATTCactgaaaactattttttttatttgctataatttagaaatttccatttttaaatattttaatcaagtcATTTATCTCCACACACATGCATGAAGGAAAAATTATAGTTTcacaaaaaaaagtcatatatttttttcttttctctcaaaacattatttattaataataataattttattatttaatattaattattaaagttCATATTACCTTTTGCTTTAGGAGGGAGTTCACAcacttattaattattttacataaCCACTATACAATcaaatatgttattattttatgtgaagatttcatttttacttttattttcatGTATTATTATAATCTTTCATTAAAAAGAATTGTTAGGTATTTGATTGAATAAAAAAAGTGGTaaacaaaacatttttcttaataatacaAGTGAAGGATGCTTAACAAATTCtggtttaaaatatattatgattgTTATGTTTTTAACATAATCCAtcgaattttttttatgaaaaactaATAATAGAATGTTATACACTCCAGACAGAAGAAAATATATTTCGTATTTTAACTTGTAATTACCAACTCGCATCCTACAGCAacgtaattatttattttttactaatttttatCACTTActataaaatcaaatatgaaTATCTCAAGTTGTTCatatatagttatttatttagtttttcattcaactgaaaatttataaaagatagAATATAGAAAGTTATTCAGGGAGAATGTGGTAAAGAAAAATGTGAAACATTCAAtagccaatttttttttaggaaaaaCAAACTTTAGAAGATATGATATGGTGGTTTCCTTGTGGATGTTTATTTGCTTCCTTAAGAAATGTTACTTTTCCCAACTGTATTATCAGATGCATTAATTAATAACTTTTTCAAATTTCTCCATCCTTTTTGAGTTTATCTTTCAGTAAAAGATTTTACTCTCAGTAATTGTAACATGTTCTCTGGGATATCAAGATATCACAAGTCTTTGGTTCATTCAAGAAATGGATAATCAGTGTAACCAATAACCGGGTCATGAGAGTAGAATTTGTTACGGTTGTATTTGTTGAGAGGGGCATCTAGCTCAAATCTTTTTGGCAAGTCCGGATTAGCCAAGAACAACCGACCATAAGCAACAAGATCTGTCCTATTTTCAGCCACAGCATTGATGCCATCTTCTCTGCTGTAACCTCCTGCAGCAATAAAAGTTCCACTGAAGGCCTTTCTCATTGGGACAAGGCTGTGAGAGGACTCAACTACTTCAAGAGCAGTCTTCATTCTTGGCTCCACCATATGGCAATACAGAATATTATATTTACTGAGGGCACTAGCCATGTACACACCCAATGCTCTGGGGTCTGAATCTTCACACTCTCCATGTTCTGTAAAAGGAGATAGCCTTACCCCAACTCTTTCTGCCCCTATCTCTTTTACAACACTCTCAACCACTTCCAAAGCGAATCGACAACGGTTCTCAAGGGATCCACCATATTCATCACTTCGATCATTCACTGTATCTTTCATGAATTGCTCAAGTAGGTAGCCATGAGCACCGTGGATCTCAACCCCATCAAAGCCTACACATGAGATTTGTACCATTGTTAGATACTTAAACATTATCTAAAATTTGAACATCAGCACATGCGTGGGAAACTTTGTTATGTTACCAGCTTCAATCGCATTCCTTGCAGCGAGTCTGAAATCATTGACAATATGAGGAATTTCATCTGTCCTTAGCCTCCTTGGTAATTGTGTTTCCCCATCGCTTTTGCTTCCCATTTGTTGTTTCAGTGGCTTGTCGGTTGAAGATATCGGAGCTTGCCCATTTGGTTGAAAATCTGTTACAAATTAACAAAATTGAGCACATGCAACATTGTTTTCGATGGTCCACTCACTCTAAATCATACTAGTGTAACTAGTTTCCCTCCTGAAgtattttgttgataaaaatgGCAAAGTATGCCATAATATCATCCCAAGTGcaatataattttatcttttgatAGAAGTAAAACTACAAgtcaaatctaaaaatattaGACATCACCCAAACTCAATCATTAAATCATGagctaaatttatatataaacacTTCAAGTCAACAAGTTTGTAAGTATTATATAGTAATCATTCAACTTTTTCATTTATAATCAAGGTGACTGAAACtcgtattttaaattttttattatcctCTCTAGCATAACCTTTATAAAATTTGGGCATTTCATATTTGGCAACAGAATTTCACAGAGTAATTTATTCCCATGTTGAATTTGACAAAGGGTGGTGAAGAAAATAAAAGCACAAAATCTGAAGGGAATAGGTTCATGAAGTTCTCCATAGAATGAAGATGTGAAAAATACCTGTAGTTGAGATCCTTCCAACATGCCAAATCTGACAAAAGAAGATACCACCTTTGGCATGGACAGCATTGACAATGGGTTTCCATGCTTCAACTTGCTCTTTTGTCCATATACCTGGTGTGTGTATCAATCTTGATATGGATAACAAAAGTGACATTAAAAGGTGTATTGTTTTTGATTGATGAATTAAAAGgtaacttaaaaaaaagttaccCTTGAGCAGTGTCAGAGACACCAGTAGCTTCACTGATCAAAAGTCCTCCCGGAGAAGTTCTCTGAGAGTAATACAATATGGCATGAGGCTGAGGAACATTATTGTATGATCTCTGTCTCGTGAGCGGTGCCAAAACAACTCTGAAAAAATAACccaatttttaaattacaagATACATGAAACATTGAATTTAAAAGCAGTGTTTTGGAGTATGATGCGTGTGAGAATACCTATGGGAGAGAGTGAATTTACCCATTTTGTAGGGCGTAAGAAGAGGAATGGCAGGGGCATCAGGTTCAGCAGCCATATATGATTGCAAATTGCAGATTGTGTGGTTATTGATTGCCGAATAAGGAAGAACcaagtatttaaatatttatagatgGAGAACCAAAACGTGGTAGTTAGATTATGCGCGTGCCAATTTACACTAACAACCTTCGCTCTGGTCAATGCTGCACAACCCTACTCTTCTAATACTTTCTACAGGCaaatgcttcctacacccaatcatTTTTTACACgcacccaacatatttttttagtttccaaaaatacccttaatttcgaaaataaaaatccagaattgaaaataatatattctggaAAAATAAATCCGGAGTGATTATTgagttttggaaataaaaatcttgaaaaaaaattaaaattctatttcggACAAAAAAACtagaattgaaaaataatacatttcggaaaaaaaaatctgaaaaagaaattattgtgtttcggaaatgaaaatctggaaacaaaaatgaaaaacccattccggataaaaaaattcgtaatataaaatttcgttctggaaaaaaaaaatccagaatacatattttggaaattttttttaaggaaagtTTCGTCTTTTCAGCTGGAATTGGgtgggtgcaggaagcaattgccctTTCTACAATGGTGGAAGCTTGAATTCAGATCTGCTATCTACCTATTTAAAATGACAACTTTTGCAGCTTCCTTTCTAttcttatttcaaaattttgatttttcaaatttattacgattttattatctaaattaaaaaaaaaaagattttggtcctttcatttaaaaatatatgttaaaacaAAACtggataaattaaattttttataaatttaaaatatttaaaattgatatcagtaggttttagaaactaaaagtaTAATTTAGCTTTATAATTAAGCAACTAGTGTAATTCGTTGGTCTATTACAATAATCCCAATAATTTGTTTTTGCTAGTAACTATATGTAATAATGTTGGAACCAAAACATTCACAATTCAGTGATGCTAATTCTCTAaactattttcttaaatataaaattgaaattcatACATCTCCTAATTTAGATTTTGTTTGAACTAGAAAACGAATTTAAAAGAGTAGATTTGAAGGAAAAACGTTAAGAGAATAAGATTATTTGGATTAAGATAGATAGAATGAAAAATGTATGAATGTTTGTAAGTGATTTGAAtgtgattgaaattgtatttttttattgtaaaaaatataagattaaaatttacttttctattaaaaattgttgaaaaattaatttcattaatttatttataaattataattattttaattaaaatattattttcagtaCTGTACAAGAAttaatttcagaaaaaatataCAATGTGAGATTGTCAGAGCATATTTATAAttgtcagaaaaaaaaattctgtttaaataaaaatacgaaatatataatttttttttaaatatttaaaatcctaaaaaaatacaaattctaaatatttaatgttctatttcaataaaaatgtgaaatatataaattttttaaaatatttaaaattataagtaaatacaaatcctaaattatttaatgttctaaaattcttaaaatatttaaaattataagtaaataaaaatcctaaattatttaatattttatttaaataaaaatttgaaatatgtaaaatttttaaaatatttaaaattttaaataaatacaaattaatgttctatttagataaaaatatgaaagatataattttttaaaatatttaaaattcttaaataaatacaaatcttaaattatttaatgtcctatttaaataaaattttaaatatataaattttttaaatattcaaaatcctaaataaatacacttcctatttaaataaaagtttgaaatatataaaattcttaaaatattcaaaatcttaaataaatacaaatctaaattatttgattttttatttcaataaaaatttaaaatatttaaaattttaaataaatacaaatcttaagTATTTGATttgctaattaaataaaaatcttaaatatttaatgtcttatttgaataaaaataagaaattatataaattttcaaaatattctaagttataaataaatataaatatcaaattatttaatatactttttacataaaatttttaaaatatataaaatttaaattctaaatatataaaatttctaaaatgcTTCAAATTATCAGAAAAATTGATTATGGTTGTAATGAATatagatattaaataaaaaactaggTCAACATCaattataattcaaaaaaacataacacaacattaattatctataaaaaaataaaataaaataaattatggcAAATACAACATGGATGTTAATGTGGTTTTGGTTTCTCtccaaaagaaaataagaaacacCACGGCATAACCTTCACTCacaaattttaaacataaatcagcaaaaataagaaaataaaataagatagtcgaattatttatttctatttttcgtAGTGGTTAAAATAACTGGATATAAAGAAATACAGATATGTTGAggtgaataataataatacctaAACAAAGTGTTAATAAAATGTAagtaagaatataaaataatgatataattattagttttgaTTATCGATGCATGAAAAGCGTAATGGATGACGTTTTTCTTGAGTTTGAATTTTGGTGAGAGTCGCCTATATGGACTTTACTCATCTTAACCAACATTCATCACTCATCAATTAAATCTTACAGATCAATTCAAACACCAACTTCCTATTAATACTTTCAACTTTATTTTAGCATAAGTTTTAGGTTAAACAGGATCCTTCACCTTTACACTATTTACGTCAACGACTCAATTTCGGTATATTTAAGGTAAAAAGTGAATGGaaaatgattttgtttttattatagaATAGATAATTAGaaatcaaaaagaaaaaaacttaagaaaattatgaataatgtgattcataaaataaattttacaaataaGTAATATAacattacaaatttattataaaattaaattaaaatgaaatataattaatttttttatatataaacaaattaaaatttatgtaaaaatattttataaattttgacacatataaaattcttaaattattaatttttttaaataaatataaatcttaaattatttattgtcttatttaaataaatttttaaaataaataaagtttctaaattattcaaaatctgaaataaatataaatctaaataatttcatgttctatttaaataaaaatatttaaataaaaatctgaaataaataaaatttttaaattattcaaaatcataaataaatacaaatcttgaattatttaatgtctaatttaattaaatatatgaaataaatatttttttataattatttaaaatcttaaataaatactaatataaattatttaatttcctattttaaaaagaattgatttaaataaaaattttagattctaaattatttaatgtcctatttaaaaaaaatatgaaataaatttttaaattatttaaattctttaaaaaacaaattataaaatatttaatgttgtatttgaataaaaatattaaataaatttccaagttatttaaattctttaaaaaataaaaaccctaaaatatttaatgtcctaaatttttttaaaaatatgacataaaaaaaattcttaaattattcaaaatattaaataaatataaatctaaattatttaatttcatactTTAAGGATCTGTTTGGATTGGGGAAGGGATTTGTGAGGATGAGAAGGAGTGAATTTGTGAATATTAGAGAGGAtgtgtgaggttgtttggattgagggatgATGGGTGGATTTGTGAGGATAGTTTATTGAGATTTGTGAGGATGGTTTATTGAGATTTGTGAGTAATGTGATAGTTAGAAGggaatttataaatttttttaaaggtgtaaaatgtaagtttacaaatttaccctttctattaaaaatatttaaataatgagttatgatatattttttttttaggttttaaGTACTatcaaataacttttttagGTTTCAACTACACAACTCCAACCACTCAAGATATAACctgaaaagcaagagaaaatataaatataaatttttaaaaattaaaaaaaccaacaaaaaaagaaacacagtaagagaatcaattcTCTATGTAGTTCAAATACAAGGAGAATCGATTCTCAATGGCACCAAAGAAAACAAAATCGATTTTGGGTGTTTTATAAAGGCATGAGAATCGATTCTCTCATGAGTACAAAGTctcaaaaattgattttcatgACTAAAAGCTAAACAAGAATCGATTTTTCTCCCCATACAAAATCCCCAAAATCGATTTTTCTGTATGACAAAATCGATTTTCGTTCTCACACATTGCATGCAAAATCGATTTTACCTTTTCCAAAATTCTTTGATTCCTTGCACAGTGCCTAATTTGAGAAAATTGTGATGCATGCACATGTTAGGGTAAGGGTATCAACGTAAAAACGTATGCTCCTACGTATAATCATATCAAATTCGCGCATTTGTGTGAAAATGACAATTTGCTAGCTACCCGCTCCTCCATCCACACAGGCACACCTCCAAAACAGTGGAAACAAACAAGGTACTCGCTCGCCAATCTTCACTCCAACCTCATCCGCAGAAGCAAATGGGGgcataaaaaaaatctgaaataaataaaattcttaaattattcaaaatcctaaataaatacaaactctaaattatttattaccctatttaaatataaagttcacataaataaaattcctaaattatttaacatcttaattaaatatgaacgtaaattattttaatgtcatatttttaaaaatatgaaataaataaaattattaaattattgaaaatcctaaataaatgcaaatttccaattatttagatatcaatttaaataaaaatacaaaagaaaaaattcataaattattcaaaatcttaaataaatataaatcataaattatttaatcacctatataaataagaaatttgaaaaaaaaattctaaattattcaaaatcttaaataaatataaattttaaattatttaatgttctattttaataaaattttaaattatttaatgttctatttaaataaaattttgaaataaaaaaatgttaaattattcaaaatatgaaataaatacaaatctaaatgatttaatttagtctttaaattttgtttgaaataaataaaatttctaaattattcaaaatcataaagaaatacaaatcctaaattacttaattttgtatttaaataaaaatatgaaataatttttaatattttatttgttacaattattatttaagataattatattatttttattactataaataattaaatgttaaatcttaattttatttgtattattacttttttttatcttattataattaatactattataaattattattgtttttagtttttattgtttatttttattaatagtattataaaatacttttatgtataaaatatcACATTTTACTTCTACTTCTCTTCTCCTCCTTTTTCTCATTCTTCTTTCTCCTCTTTccccttcttcttctccttctcccTCTCCCTCCCTTTCTCATTCTCCTTCAATTAAACAACTAAACAACTGTAACTAGGGTTAAGAGCACAAAACATCTTTCATAATCGATTCTCTTGCAAGCATAATCGATTAGCTTGCACAAAATACACACAACATCGATTATGAAATTcatataatcaattatcttCTAAAAAATGACCCATAATCAATTATGGGAAATGAATAATTGATTATCCATTAAAAAATGTCACAATCGATTATGGTTGCTTCAATATGTCTTGGATAATCGATGTCGTATGTTTTTGCTACCATACATAAGTAAAAGGAGGTTAAAATCGTATTTTTGGAATGCATACATGTCTTGCGTTGCCTTTCTTTGCATTCGAGCGAGCCACTAAacaatagtcatctcgctttTCCTCGCTCTCATTTCGTTACATATCAGTGGATCCAAACGCGGAGCCATCCAACTTTTCGATCGTCATAAATAGTCAATCACCAGAACGAAACACAATGTAAATGAACTTCccatatttttaaagttatcattttaattttaattttatttaaaataaattaacgtTCTTTTTGTTTAGATTTATGCTAACATTGTTGAAAGGAACCGTAATGTTTTTACATTCTACAAACCACTTGACAATCTACTTTTAGgagtaatataattattaagaaaataaacattttgtatttgtaaagaaaaaaaaagatgaaaggTAGAATAATGGGTTATAAACGTTGGCCAGATCAAGTGGGGAAAATTAAATGTTCAAAGATTTTTGCAAAAGATGAGTTagagtaatatttttataaaatcaactaattagaatattgaaaaaaaaaattaaaatgtagttAACCAGAAGAAACTAGaaaatttaattagttaaattTTGTCAGATCAATTAATAAATCAGTTGAACTTTTGATAATCAAGAAATACTACATGAAATTTGAAAGCAAAAatgtaaagagaaagaaaaaaagaaagagaatcaCACACGAGTTGTTATATTGGTTCACTATTtctcaagagctacatctagtcctcaaCCACACCAGTTAAAAATTTACTAAAACAAAGATTAATACAAATCTAGACAGTCACGAAAACAACTCTTGAATCCTACAAGAACTTTTTTCAAACACACACAAGACATACTACGTAAGTTAGACACCTTATCTACTTTTGTATACCACCACACTTAGAGTTTTTGAATTAAGAATGAATACACATGAGTTTATGCAGCAGGAggctaaaatatttt from Phaseolus vulgaris cultivar G19833 chromosome 1, P. vulgaris v2.0, whole genome shotgun sequence carries:
- the LOC137813719 gene encoding 12-oxophytodienoate reductase 2-like; its protein translation is MAAEPDAPAIPLLTPYKMGKFTLSHRVVLAPLTRQRSYNNVPQPHAILYYSQRTSPGGLLISEATGVSDTAQGLIHTPGIWTKEQVEAWKPIVNAVHAKGGIFFCQIWHVGRISTTDFQPNGQAPISSTDKPLKQQMGSKSDGETQLPRRLRTDEIPHIVNDFRLAARNAIEAGFDGVEIHGAHGYLLEQFMKDTVNDRSDEYGGSLENRCRFALEVVESVVKEIGAERVGVRLSPFTEHGECEDSDPRALGVYMASALSKYNILYCHMVEPRMKTALEVVESSHSLVPMRKAFSGTFIAAGGYSREDGINAVAENRTDLVAYGRLFLANPDLPKRFELDAPLNKYNRNKFYSHDPVIGYTDYPFLE